Proteins from a genomic interval of Dama dama isolate Ldn47 chromosome 1, ASM3311817v1, whole genome shotgun sequence:
- the LOC133061884 gene encoding small ribosomal subunit protein eS6-like, translating into MKLNISFPATGCQKLIEVDDERKLRTFYEKRMATEVAADALGEEWKGYMVRISGGNDMQGFPMKQGVLTHGRVRLLLSKGHSCYRPRRTGERKRKSVRGCIVDANLSVLNLVIVKKGEKDIPGLTDTTVPRRLGPKRASRIRKLFNLSKEDDVRQYVVRKPLNKEGKKPRTKAPKIQRLVTPRVLQHKRRRIALKK; encoded by the coding sequence ATGAAGCTGAACATCTCTTTTCCGGCCACTGGCTGCCAGAAGCTCATTGAAGTGGACGATGAACGAAAACTTCGTACCTTCTACGAGAAGCGTATGGCCACCGAAGTTGCTGCTGACGCTCTGGGTGAAGAATGGAAGGGATATATGGTCCGAATCAGTGGCGGGAACGATATGCAGGGTTTCCCCATGAAGCAGGGTGTCTTGACCCATGGCCGAGTTCGCCTGCTACTGAGTAAGGGGCATTCCTGTTACAGACCAAGGAGGACTGGAGAGAGAAAGCGCAAATCTGTCCGGGGTTGCATTGTGGATGCCAATCTGAGTGTTCTCAACTTGGTCATCGTGAAAAAAGGGGAGAAGGATATTCCTGGACTCACTGATACTACAGTGCCTCGTCGCCTGGGTCCCAAAAGAGCTAGCAGAATCCGCAAACTTTTCAATCTCTCTAAAGAAGATGATGTCCGCCAGTATGTTGTGCGAAAGCCCCTAAACAAAGAAGGTAAGAAACCTAGGACTAAAGCACCCAAGATTCAGCGTCTCGTGACTCCACGAGTTCTGCAACACAAACGCCGGCGTATTGCTCTGAAGAAATAG